In one Lolium rigidum isolate FL_2022 chromosome 3, APGP_CSIRO_Lrig_0.1, whole genome shotgun sequence genomic region, the following are encoded:
- the LOC124702763 gene encoding bifunctional nuclease 1-like → MEVIRGPVLPRCAAPALTSDARIGSQLLRRVRMRRRACGGGVLQGDYYGVSPRFFGVPAQRHSRSGWPVCCSYGSSSDGDGTAAANFDASGEEFVDSSIMEAVELRTVSDGFVIKLRDGRNLRCVQNNPRVLRLRDSAPHHAIVLKMEDGSDLLLPIIVMETPSIMLLAALRNIRIPRPTIYNVVKEMTEMMGYTVRLVRITEMVHDAYHSRLYLSKNGNEEEIISFDLKPSDAINIAFRCKVPIQVNKSIAYNNGLKVVQPKPTGSYVNSDQIQYTRLDKPGDQPCFEAQEFDLVRSMLIAAVEERYKDAAQYRDQLLMFRATKKNRI, encoded by the exons ATGGAGGTCATCCGCGGCCCGGTCCTCCCGCGCTGCGCCGCACCTGCTCTGACCTCCGATGCCAGGATCGGCAGCCAGCTGCTGAGGCGCGTCCGCATGCGGAGGAGGGCTTGCGGCGGCGGTGTACTGCAGGGTGACTACTACGGCGTGTCCCCCAGGTTCTTCGGCGTCCCCGCCCAGCGGCACAGCAGAAGCGGCTGGCCTGTTTGCTGCAGCTACGGATCGTCATCCGACGGCGACGGCACCGCCGCCGCGAATTTCGACGCGAGCGGCGAGGAATTCGTTGACTCCAGCATCATGGAGGCTG TTGAGCTAAGAACAGTGTCAGATGGTTTTGTCATAAAATTGCGCGACGGAAGAAACCTTAGATGTGTCCAGAATAATCCCCGCGTGCTGAGACTGCGGGATTCTGCGCCGCACCATGCTATTGTGCTCAAGATGGAAGATGGAAGTGATCTTCTGCTCCCCATTATTGTCA TGGAGACACCAAGCATTATGCTACTGGCTGCCCTTCGGAACATTCGAATT CCAAGGCCAACAATTTATAATGTGGTAAAGGAGATGACCGAGATGATGGGATATACG GTACGTTTGGTGCGGATTACAGAAATGGTGCATGATGCTTACCATTCTCGATTGTATCTTTCAAAG AATGGAAATGAAGAAGAGATCATTAGTTTTGACCTCAAGCCATCAGATGCCATCAACATTGCTTTCCGGTGCAAG GTTCCTATACAAGTCAACAAGAGTATTGCATACAACAACGGTCTGAAAGTTGTACAACCAAAGCCAACTGGAAGTTACGTGAACTCTGACCAAATCCAGTACACAAGACTTGACAA GCCTGGTGATCAGCCTTGCTTTGAAGCCCAGGAGTTTGATTTGGTCCGCAGTATGCTGATTGCTGCTGTTGAAGAGCGTTACAAAGATGCTG CTCAATACAGAGATCAACTCCTCATGTTCCGGGCAACGAAAAAGAACAGGATATGA